The following are encoded together in the Chiloscyllium plagiosum isolate BGI_BamShark_2017 chromosome 19, ASM401019v2, whole genome shotgun sequence genome:
- the LOC122559827 gene encoding dual specificity protein phosphatase 6-like isoform X1 has protein sequence MLEKFPCAPFDSEMAFCKATGWLHDQLERGNDRLLLVDCRAHELYDSSHIEAAINVAIPGLMLRRLRKGNFPVKSLISNNEDKERFARRCNTDIILLYDQSTLEWNENLNATSVLGLLLRKLKDEGCKVFCLEGGFSKFQAEYPTHCESNLDSSCGSSSPTVPVLGLGGLRISSDSSSDIESEPDSGSATECDSSPLSNNQQPSFPVEILPHLYLGCAKDSTNLDVLEEHGIKYILNVTPNLPNLFENVGEFKYKQIPISDHWSQNLSQFFPEAIAFIDEARNQSCGVLVHCLAGISRSVTVTVAYLMQKLNLSMNDAYDIVKMKKSNISPNFNFMGQLLDFERTLGLSSPCDNRLPSQPLYFTTTPTNQNMFQLDPLQST, from the exons ATGTTAGAGAAATTTCCTTGCGCCCCGTTCGACTCGGAAATGGCGTTCTGCAAGGCGACGGGCTGGCTGCACGACCAGCTGGAGAGAGGCAACGACCGGCTATTGCTGGTGGACTGCCGAGCCCATGAGCTGTACGACTCGTCGCACATCGAGGCGGCCATCAACGTCGCCATCCCCGGGCTGATGCTGCGGCGCCTGAGGAAGGGCAACTTCCCGGTCAAGTCGCTCATCTCCAACAACGAGGACAAGGAGCGCTTCGCCCGGCGCTGCAACACAGACATCATCCTGCTGTATGACCAGAGCACTTTGGAGTGGAACGAGAACCTCAATGCGACCTCGGTGCTGGGCTTGCTGCTCAGAAAGTTAAAGGATGAGGGCTGCAAAGTGTTCTGCTTGGAAG GCGGATTCAGTAAGTTCCAGGCGGAATACCCGACGCACTGTGAGAGTAACCTGGACAGCTCATGTGGGAGTTCCTCACCCACCGTGCCAGTGCTGGGTCTTGGGGGTCTCCGCATCAGCTCAGACTCATCCTCAGACATCGAGTCTGAGCCGGACTCTGGCAGCGCAACTGAGTGTGACAGCAGCCCCCTGTCCAACAACCAGCAGCCCTCGTTCCCTGTCGAGATCTTGCCCCATCTGTACCTGGGCTGCGCTAAAGACTCCACCAACTTGGATGTTCTGGAGGAGCATGGCATCAAGTATATCTTAAACGTGACTCCCAACCTGCCAAACCTCTTCGAGAATGTCGGCGAGTTCAAATATAAGCAAATCCCCATTTCCGATCACTGGAGTCAAAACCTCTCTCAATTCTTCCCCGAAGCCATTGCATTCATAG ACGAGGCCCGTAATCAGAGCTGTGGGGTACTGGTGCACTGTTTGGCTGGGATCAGTCGATCAGTCACAGTAACTGTGGCCTACCTGATGCAGAAGTTGAACCTGTCCATGAATGATGCCTACGACATTGTGAAGATGAAGAAGTCGAACATCTCCCCCAACTTCAACTTCATGGGGCAGCTGCTGGACTTTGAGCGGACCCTGGGCCTCAGCAGCCCCTGTGATAACCGGCTGCCCTCACAGCCTCTCTACTTcaccaccacacccacaaacCAGAATATGTTCCAACTCGACCCACTCCAGTCCACTTGA
- the LOC122559827 gene encoding dual specificity protein phosphatase 6-like isoform X2: MLEKFPCAPFDSEMAFCKATGWLHDQLERGNDRLLLVDCRAHELYDSSHIEAAINVAIPGLMLRRLRKGNFPVKSLISNNEDKERFARRCNTDIILLYDQSTLEWNENLNATSVLGLLLRKLKDEGCKVFCLEDEARNQSCGVLVHCLAGISRSVTVTVAYLMQKLNLSMNDAYDIVKMKKSNISPNFNFMGQLLDFERTLGLSSPCDNRLPSQPLYFTTTPTNQNMFQLDPLQST, from the exons ATGTTAGAGAAATTTCCTTGCGCCCCGTTCGACTCGGAAATGGCGTTCTGCAAGGCGACGGGCTGGCTGCACGACCAGCTGGAGAGAGGCAACGACCGGCTATTGCTGGTGGACTGCCGAGCCCATGAGCTGTACGACTCGTCGCACATCGAGGCGGCCATCAACGTCGCCATCCCCGGGCTGATGCTGCGGCGCCTGAGGAAGGGCAACTTCCCGGTCAAGTCGCTCATCTCCAACAACGAGGACAAGGAGCGCTTCGCCCGGCGCTGCAACACAGACATCATCCTGCTGTATGACCAGAGCACTTTGGAGTGGAACGAGAACCTCAATGCGACCTCGGTGCTGGGCTTGCTGCTCAGAAAGTTAAAGGATGAGGGCTGCAAAGTGTTCTGCTTGGAAG ACGAGGCCCGTAATCAGAGCTGTGGGGTACTGGTGCACTGTTTGGCTGGGATCAGTCGATCAGTCACAGTAACTGTGGCCTACCTGATGCAGAAGTTGAACCTGTCCATGAATGATGCCTACGACATTGTGAAGATGAAGAAGTCGAACATCTCCCCCAACTTCAACTTCATGGGGCAGCTGCTGGACTTTGAGCGGACCCTGGGCCTCAGCAGCCCCTGTGATAACCGGCTGCCCTCACAGCCTCTCTACTTcaccaccacacccacaaacCAGAATATGTTCCAACTCGACCCACTCCAGTCCACTTGA